In Cheilinus undulatus linkage group 14, ASM1832078v1, whole genome shotgun sequence, a genomic segment contains:
- the gpr31 gene encoding 12-(S)-hydroxy-5,8,10,14-eicosatetraenoic acid receptor has translation MYATPRMANSTYQLIEDCEATHKALYKFYAAIMIVIFILALPLNASVLHLFIFKLKFWKSNTNNVFLFNLVLADILLLFCLPIKAYNFIQGERRSGNDTVCKAMLFMLFLNRGASIAFLTVTSIDRYFNVVHPGRKNLLRALKKSPQISIIIWLLLLPLTIPTMLKNFDCCNSHKSGDPREDTLIKDVVDSLREVVFFTQIVIPFIILVYCTVHIVNRLRKKSIGDKTKLKRAVFLVTSVMVVFSFCFLPCTIARMVLLIARVEEWSEKFQDKAAVAFDGLMVLSYMDCLLDPLIYCFCSTKFKALYLSSYFPCLVKDGGMPLDSSTGATPNPKRNNVI, from the exons ATGTATGCAACTCCTAGAATGGCAAACTCCACTTACCAGCTCATTGAGGACTGTGAAGCCACACACAAGGCGCTGTACAAGTTCTATGCAGCTATCATGATCGTGATTTTCATCCTGGCTCTGCCTCTCAACGCTTCAGTCCTCCACCTCTTCATATTCAAGCTCAAGTTCTGGAAATCCAACACCAACAACGTCTTCCTTTTCAACCTGGTGTTGGCTGAtatcctgctgctgttttgctTACCCATAAAGGCGTACAACTTCATTCAAGGCGAGAGAAGGAGCGGGAATGACACAGTGtgcaaagccatgctgttcATGTTGTTTCTGAACCGAGGAGCCAGCATCGCCTTCCTCACCGTGACATCCATAGATCGATATTTTAACGTCGTGCACCCAGGAAGGAAGAATCTCCTCAGAGCGCTCAAGAAGTCTCCACAGATCTCTATCATCATCTGGCTGCTTCTCCTGCCCCTCACCATCCCCACCATGCTGAAGAACTTCGACTGCTGCAACAGCCATAAGAGCGGCGACCCTAGAGAGGACACCTTGATTAAG GATGTGGTGGACAGTCTGCGAGAGGTGGTCTTCTTCACCCAGATTGTCATCCCCTTCATCATCCTGGTCTACTGCACGGTCCACATCGTCAACCGGCTCAGGAAGAAAAGCATCGGGGACAAGACCAAGCTGAAGAGAGCCGTCTTTCTGGTCACCTCCGTCATGGTGGTCTTCTCTTTCTGCTTCCTCCCCTGCACTATCGCCAGGATGGTTCTGCTGATCGCTCGAGTGGAGGAGTGGAGTGAAAAATTCCAGGATAAAGCAGCCGTGGCATTCGACGGCCTCATGGTCCTGTCCTATATGGATTGTCTGCTGGATCCGCTCATCTACTGCTTCTGCAGCACCAAGTTCAAGGCTCTGTATCTGTCCAGTTACTTCCCGTGCTTAGTGAAAGACGGTGGGATGCCGCTGGACAGCTCAACTGGAGCCACACCAAATCCCAAACGTAATAATGTTATTTGA